One genomic segment of Gemmatimonadaceae bacterium includes these proteins:
- the gcvH gene encoding glycine cleavage system protein GcvH, giving the protein MSEIPKDLLFTEEHEYLKPTDDANVFAVGITDYAQGELGDIVFIELPKVGASFSKHDVFGTVEAVKAVSELYSPVAGEIVAVNDRLDKEPALVNSSPYGDGWMVKIRLKDAAEKAGLMNADAYGAHLGQ; this is encoded by the coding sequence GTGTCCGAAATTCCGAAAGACTTACTGTTCACTGAAGAGCACGAGTACCTGAAGCCGACCGACGACGCGAACGTGTTCGCGGTCGGGATCACCGACTACGCGCAGGGCGAGCTGGGCGACATCGTGTTCATCGAGCTGCCGAAAGTCGGCGCCTCGTTCAGCAAGCACGACGTGTTCGGCACCGTCGAAGCGGTGAAGGCCGTGTCGGAACTGTATTCGCCGGTCGCCGGCGAGATCGTCGCCGTGAATGATCGGCTCGACAAGGAACCGGCGCTCGTCAACTCGTCGCCGTACGGCGACGGGTGGATGGTGAAGATTCGCCTGAAGGATGCGGCCGAGAAGGCCGGGCTGATGAATGCTGATGCGTATGGGGCGCATTTGGGGCAGTAG
- the coaE gene encoding dephospho-CoA kinase (Dephospho-CoA kinase (CoaE) performs the final step in coenzyme A biosynthesis.): MLLVGLTGNIGSGKSTVAQLLSERGATIIDADVLARRAVELGTAAFDKIVARWGNDVLAPDGHLDRAALRRVVFADHEQLEELNQIVHPEVERLRGRLVDQARKRGDRIVVCDIPLLFERHMTDRFDRIILVDSHRAIRLERLVKDRGLRETEAMDMIAAQMPAELKRARADFVIDNDGTLTQLERRVQDVWAELMSEAQNERPAAVAP; the protein is encoded by the coding sequence ATGCTCCTGGTAGGACTCACGGGCAACATCGGCAGCGGTAAATCCACGGTGGCGCAGTTGCTATCCGAGCGCGGCGCCACGATCATCGACGCCGACGTGCTCGCGCGGCGGGCCGTCGAGCTGGGCACCGCGGCGTTCGACAAAATAGTCGCCCGCTGGGGCAACGACGTCCTTGCCCCGGACGGCCATCTCGATCGCGCGGCGCTCAGACGCGTCGTCTTCGCCGACCACGAACAGCTCGAAGAACTTAATCAGATTGTCCATCCCGAAGTCGAGCGGCTGCGCGGCCGGCTGGTCGACCAGGCCCGCAAGCGGGGCGATCGCATCGTGGTGTGTGACATTCCGCTGTTGTTCGAGCGGCACATGACGGATCGCTTCGATCGCATCATTCTGGTCGATTCGCACCGCGCGATTCGCCTGGAGCGTCTCGTCAAGGACCGCGGCCTGCGCGAGACCGAAGCGATGGACATGATCGCCGCGCAGATGCCGGCCGAGTTGAAGCGCGCGCGCGCCGACTTCGTGATCGACAACGACGGCACCCTCACGCAGCTCGAGCGACGCGTCCAGGACGTCTGGGCGGAGCTGATGAGCGAGGCGCAGAACGAGCGTCCGGCGGCGGTTGCGCCGTAA